From a single Adhaeribacter swui genomic region:
- a CDS encoding amidohydrolase family protein, translating to MFKNLLLLFVFQVLVVSTGAAQDVEKLLLKDYRPQSIYKIPVTKVEKAKYPIIDLHSHPYAQTEAELDQWVKTMDQVGIEKTVIMSYATGAKFDSIQKQYSKYKNRFEVWCGFDFTGKDKPGWIKKAVKELERCYKAGARGVGELGDKGLGEFYSLPTSGYMHIDDARMKPLLQKCAELKMPISIHVAEPYWMYEPMDSTNDGLMNAYKWKIDKTQPGLLGHAELIKTLENAVRDNPKTTFIACHFANAEYDLSILGNLYDKYPNLYADIAARFGEVAPIPRYMNAFFKKYQDRLVYGTDMGNSARMYQITFRILETLDEHFYEFEHFGYHWPCNGFGLDDETLRKVYRDNALKILMK from the coding sequence ATGTTTAAAAACCTCCTCCTGTTATTTGTTTTCCAAGTTTTAGTTGTTTCGACCGGTGCAGCGCAAGACGTAGAAAAGCTCTTACTCAAAGATTACCGGCCTCAATCCATTTATAAAATTCCGGTTACCAAAGTAGAAAAAGCCAAGTACCCCATCATTGACTTACATTCGCACCCCTACGCCCAAACCGAAGCGGAGCTGGACCAATGGGTGAAAACCATGGATCAGGTAGGAATAGAAAAAACCGTGATTATGTCGTATGCGACGGGCGCTAAGTTTGATTCCATTCAAAAACAATACAGTAAATACAAGAACCGGTTTGAGGTTTGGTGCGGCTTTGACTTTACCGGCAAAGATAAACCCGGCTGGATAAAAAAAGCTGTAAAAGAACTGGAGCGCTGCTACAAGGCAGGGGCGCGCGGGGTAGGCGAGTTGGGCGATAAAGGTTTAGGCGAATTTTACTCCCTGCCTACTTCGGGTTACATGCACATAGACGATGCCCGAATGAAACCGCTACTGCAAAAATGCGCGGAATTAAAAATGCCCATCAGCATTCACGTGGCCGAACCGTATTGGATGTACGAACCCATGGACTCGACCAACGACGGTTTGATGAACGCCTATAAATGGAAAATTGATAAAACCCAACCCGGTTTACTGGGCCACGCCGAATTAATAAAAACCCTGGAAAATGCGGTACGCGATAATCCCAAAACAACTTTTATTGCCTGCCACTTTGCCAATGCGGAGTATGATTTAAGCATTCTAGGAAACTTATATGATAAATACCCGAACCTGTACGCCGACATTGCAGCGCGTTTCGGCGAAGTGGCGCCGATTCCGCGCTACATGAATGCATTTTTTAAAAAATACCAGGACCGCCTGGTTTACGGCACCGATATGGGCAACAGCGCCCGGATGTACCAGATTACTTTCCGGATACTGGAAACCCTCGACGAGCATTTTTACGAATTCGAGCACTTTGGTTATCACTGGCCCTGCAACGGTTTTGGCCTGGATGATGAAACCCTGCGCAAAGTATACCGCGACAATGCTTTAAAAATCTTAATGAAATAA
- a CDS encoding LacI family DNA-binding transcriptional regulator produces the protein MAANVPTMKEIAKHLGVSITTVSRALQNHPRIGLRTREQVHELVQKMGYVPNSTAIYLKKKCTYNIGVVLPFLTEQFFSLAISGIEDTTAKSGYSVLVVQSRNNFEREQAAITSLIKHGVDGIIVSVASETQTYRHLDEAQRHGIPVVLFDRVIKKAPNSCVYSDIMVGAYEAIAFLIARGLTRIALLNGPNTLQATEERLNGYVKALQEHGIGVNIHYIKSVNLLREDTIRKTNELLNLPEPPQAILAFHDYIALDAMQVCKERGMHINKDICFVSFSNLSFCSYLDHPPIASIEQFPYEMGEKAAEILMAAVANPDTATRREVIIKSKLIQRQP, from the coding sequence GGTTTCGCGGGCTTTACAAAACCATCCGCGCATTGGTTTGCGCACCCGCGAACAGGTACACGAGCTGGTGCAAAAAATGGGATACGTGCCTAATTCCACGGCCATTTATTTAAAAAAGAAGTGCACGTATAACATTGGCGTGGTTTTGCCTTTTTTAACGGAGCAATTTTTTTCATTAGCTATTTCGGGCATTGAAGATACTACTGCCAAATCGGGGTATAGTGTGTTAGTGGTACAATCGCGGAATAATTTTGAGCGGGAGCAGGCGGCCATCACCTCGCTTATTAAACATGGCGTAGATGGCATCATTGTTTCGGTAGCTTCTGAAACCCAAACCTACCGGCACCTCGACGAAGCCCAAAGACACGGCATTCCGGTTGTGTTATTTGATCGGGTAATAAAAAAAGCCCCCAACAGTTGCGTTTATTCGGATATTATGGTGGGCGCCTACGAGGCCATTGCTTTTTTGATTGCCCGGGGCCTAACCCGCATTGCTTTACTTAATGGCCCCAATACTTTGCAAGCCACCGAAGAACGTTTAAACGGCTACGTTAAAGCTTTGCAGGAGCATGGCATAGGGGTAAATATCCACTACATTAAAAGCGTAAACTTGTTGCGCGAAGATACCATCCGGAAAACCAACGAACTTTTAAATTTGCCCGAGCCGCCCCAGGCTATTCTGGCCTTTCACGATTATATTGCCCTGGATGCCATGCAGGTTTGCAAAGAACGGGGCATGCACATCAATAAAGATATTTGCTTTGTCAGCTTTTCGAATCTTTCTTTTTGCTCGTACCTCGATCATCCGCCCATTGCTTCCATCGAACAATTCCCTTACGAAATGGGCGAAAAAGCCGCGGAAATTTTAATGGCCGCCGTGGCCAATCCGGACACTGCCACCCGCCGCGAAGTAATTATAAAATCCAAACTAATCCAGCGCCAACCGTAA
- a CDS encoding FG-GAP repeat domain-containing protein — MVTSALWSDYDNDGWVDLLLAGEFMPLRFYRNQHGKLVEQTNATELANTTGWWNSLVGGDFDQDGDMDYVAGNLGLNTRYRASAQEPLCVHAKDYNKDGRLDPVLSYYNQGQQYIFHSRDDLIDQINTMRGRFPTYQSYAEATFQQSFLPQELAGAQVLCAERMESSYLENLGQGKFRLTALPRQVQLAPVYGMVVGDYNQDGYLDVLAVGNSYAPEVSTGRADAGLGWYLRGNGKGGFTNVPASQSGFVAEHDAKSLVQVSRADGLPVLVVGNNNGGLEVFQLQKQGNYYPAQSRDAWAEVKLQNGKSYRHEFYYGSSFLSQSERVLKITPNMAQVTIVDSQGQKRNLDLSPGLIAGRLSQDNDAGK; from the coding sequence ATGGTTACCAGCGCCCTGTGGAGCGACTACGATAACGATGGCTGGGTCGATTTACTTTTGGCCGGGGAGTTTATGCCGCTGCGCTTTTACCGCAACCAGCACGGCAAACTGGTGGAACAGACCAATGCAACCGAACTAGCGAACACAACCGGCTGGTGGAACAGCTTAGTGGGCGGGGACTTTGACCAGGACGGGGACATGGACTACGTGGCCGGCAACCTGGGCCTGAACACCCGCTACCGGGCCAGTGCCCAAGAGCCCTTGTGCGTGCACGCCAAAGACTACAACAAAGACGGGCGCCTGGACCCGGTACTGAGTTACTACAACCAAGGCCAGCAGTATATTTTTCACAGCCGCGATGATTTGATCGACCAGATCAACACCATGCGGGGCCGCTTTCCTACGTACCAGTCCTACGCGGAAGCCACGTTCCAGCAGTCGTTCTTGCCCCAGGAGCTGGCCGGCGCCCAGGTGCTCTGCGCTGAGCGGATGGAAAGCAGTTACCTGGAGAACTTAGGACAAGGAAAGTTTAGGCTAACGGCATTGCCCCGGCAAGTACAACTGGCACCGGTGTACGGCATGGTAGTAGGCGATTACAACCAGGATGGTTACTTAGATGTGCTGGCCGTGGGCAACTCCTACGCCCCGGAAGTAAGCACAGGCCGGGCAGATGCGGGGCTGGGCTGGTACTTGCGGGGCAACGGTAAAGGCGGTTTTACCAATGTGCCAGCTAGCCAGAGCGGGTTTGTGGCCGAGCACGATGCCAAGAGTTTGGTGCAGGTCAGCCGGGCTGATGGCCTGCCGGTATTGGTGGTGGGCAATAACAACGGTGGCTTAGAAGTATTTCAACTGCAAAAGCAAGGCAACTATTATCCGGCGCAAAGCCGTGATGCCTGGGCCGAAGTAAAGCTGCAAAATGGCAAAAGCTACCGGCACGAGTTTTATTATGGCAGCTCTTTCCTGTCGCAGAGTGAGCGGGTTTTAAAAATTACGCCCAACATGGCACAGGTTACCATTGTCGATTCCCAGGGCCAAAAGCGAAACCTGGATTTATCGCCCGGTTTAATTGCGGGCCGCCTAAGTCAAGATAATGATGCCGGAAAATAA